In one window of Bemisia tabaci chromosome 6, PGI_BMITA_v3 DNA:
- the Spf30 gene encoding survival of motor neuron-related-splicing factor 30, translated as MAEDLQANLQSYKLQLQQVTAALTTSPDDEELNKLKLDLEEVINLTTELIKAQLLEEVSAKTGQSLSASDVDVEDVEALAAATKSRQDWKPGDKCQALWVEDGQYYEAVIESIEGEEVSVIFDSYGKSAVVTTIEFIKESAKAQESSSSFKKQPVTKIREYQKKKKQKKLQRSKQIEEEREQEKNKWLSFSSKASKKGIMKKSIFASPDNVKGRVGIGTCGVSGKGMTDYVQAEKYKRGT; from the exons ATGGCTGAAGATTTACAAGCTAACCTGCAAAGTTACAAACTTCAACTTCAACAG gtgacTGCTGCCTTAACCACCTCTCCCGATGATGAAGAATTGAACAAATTAAAACTAGATTTGGAAGAAGTTATCAATTTGACCACTGAATTGATTAAAGCTCAGCTTTTGGAAGAAGTTTCTGCAAAGACTGGCCAAT CATTATCAGCTTCAGACGTTGATGTTGAAGATGTGGAAGCACTTGCAGCAGCAACCAAATCCCGACAGGACTGGAAACCTGGCGACAAGTGCCAAGCCCTATGGGTTGAAGATGGCCA ATATTATGAAGCAGTTATTGAGTCTATCGAAGGGGAAGAGGTTTCTGTCATTTTCGATAGTTATGGGAAAAGTGCAGTTGTTACAACAATAGAATTCATCAAAGAATCAGCAAAAGCTCAAGAAAGTTCCAGTTCCTTTAA AAAACAGCCTGTGACGAAAATACGGGAGTaccagaaaaagaaaaagcagaAGAAACTACAAAGGTCCAAGCAAATCGAAGAGGAAAgagagcaagaaaaaaataaatggctTTCATTCAGTTCCAAA gcTTCGAAAAAAGGAATAATGAAAAAGAGCATTTTTGCCTCACCAGACAATGTGAAAGGCCGAGTTGGAATAGGAACCTGCGGAGTCAGTGGCAAAGGAATGACTGATTACGTCCAGGCAGAAAAATACAAGCGAGGGACATGA
- the LOC109042431 gene encoding BTB/POZ domain-containing protein KCTD3 → MAYAYPNHIGDIVHLNVGGTRFSTSRQTLMLVPDSFFTALLSGRISSLKDETGAIFIDRDPKTFAIILNYLRTRDIDLKNTDIRTLRLEAEYYGIAPLVKRLVLCEDLTQSSCGDVLFYGYLPPPNIPVQDSGGPASKVEEPSTSTRGDQITTPCVHPNPPPNSPSASPIPHTHGAYQRCHSRNSSLDMRVSTNFPRSSSDTRRNGTNNGHSRTASLDLRHTRNSSADLNKYIRNDIGLVFGCSQGSNWTEANKVQIIKAHHHWIAIAYAHFIVCYKLKDHTGWQHVFTSSYIESYIERLAINAKIGQPGVGEATNKMIAISYGSQVRLWGISENGNRTNIGTFNLSVRVEHLFFIGNQLVGLSSTGKIGVWHSMTQHWQVQDVVPISSFDTAGSFLLLGCNNGSIYYIDMQKFPLRMKDNDLLVTELYKDPSNDPITAISVYLTPKTNVCGNWIEIAYGTCSGIVRVIVQHPETVGNAPQLFQTFTVHQSPVTKVTLSEKYLVSLCCEYNHVRSWSVNRFRGMISTQPGSTPIASFKILSLDEVEPCVSYAAGNDCGPFGEQDDEQIFVQKVVPETCELFIRLASNGRRVCVIRAADGVTITSFCVHECEGSSRMGSRPRRFIFTGHSNGGVQIWDLTAALELVSKGEPLQTYGGPTPHELLRLLDQCDLSNSHCSTPCISPCPANLSGAAAARIKAANMDFLNQQMAASTPPTPGTHH, encoded by the exons ATGGCATATGCTTATCCCAATCACATAGGTGATATTGTTCATCTCAATGTTGGCGGAACCAG GTTTTCAACCTCCAGGCAGACTTTGATGCTTGTTCCTGATTCTTTTTTCACCGCATTATTGAGTGGAAGAATCTCCAGCTTGAAAGATGAGACAGGTGCCATCTTTATTGATCGAGATCCGAAGACTTTCGCTATAATTTTGAATTACCTCAGAACTCGAGATATTGATCTCAAGAACACAGATATTAGAACTCTTCGCTTAGAGGCAGAATACTATGGAATTGCTCCACTTGTGAAGAGATTAGTGTTATGTGAAGATTTAACCCAGTCATCCTGCGGTGATGTCCTCTTTTATGGCTATTTGCCTCCCCCAA ACATACCCGTTCAAGATTCAGGTGGACCAGCGAGTAAGGTGGAGGAGCCGAGCACGTCAACTCGGGGTGATCAGATCACTACTCCATGTGTTCATCCAAATCCACCTCCGAACTCTCCCTCAGCCTCACCGATACCACATACACATGGAGCATACCAAAGATGTCACTCGAGGAATTCCTCTCTAGATATGCGTGTTTCAACCAATTTCCCTCGAAGTTCAAGCGACACGCGAAGAAATGGCACCAACAATGGTCATTCTAGAACAGCTTCCTTGGATCTTCGTCATACAAGAAATTCCTCAGCTGATCTGAATAAATATATTCGAAATGATATTGGTCTCGTATTTGGTTGCTCTCAAG gtTCAAACTGGACAGAAGCAAACAAAGTGCAAATCATCAAAGCCCACCATCATTGGATTGCAATTGCCTATGCTCACTTCATTGTTTGCTACAA acTCAAAGATCATACGGGATGGCAACACGTTTTTACCTCCAGTTATATAGAAAGCTATATTGAACGGTTAGCAATTAATGCCAAAATAGGGCAGCCCGGTGTTGGTGAAGCAACCAATAAAATGATTGCCATTTCTTATGGAAGTCAAGTCAGATTGTGGGGAATCTCCGAAAATGGAAATCGAACAAATATTG GAACTTTTAATCTTAGTGTGAGAGTGGAGCActtatttttcattggaaaCCAGCTTGTGGGATTATCATCAACAGGCAAAATAGGTGTATGGCATTCAATGACACAGCACTGGCAGGTCCAAGATGTTGTTCCCATTTCATCATTCGACACAGCTGGTTCTTTCCTGCTCCTTGGCTGCAACAATGGCTCCATCTATTACATtg ATATGCAAAAGTTCCCGCTCCGCATGAAAGATAATGATCTACTGGTAACTGAGCTGTATAAAGATCCATCAAATGATCCTATCACGGCAATTTCTGTTTATCTCACTCCAAAAACAA acgTTTGTGGAAATTGGATTGAAATAGCTTACGGCACTTGTTCTGGGATTGTTCGAGTAATTGTGCAACATCCAGAAACTGTGGGGAATGCACCTCAGTTGTTCCAAACTTTCACTGTTCATCAGAGCCCTGTTACGAAG gtaactttatcagaaaaatatctgGTCTCTCTTTGCTGTGAGTATAATCATGTTCGCTCATGGAGTGTGAATCGATTCAGGGGAATGATATCAACGCAACCAGGCTCTACACCAATTGcctctttcaaaatattatctCTGGATGAAGTGGAGCCATGTGTTAGCTATGCTGCTGGAAACGATTGTG gTCCTTTTGGAGAGCAAGATGAcgaacaaatttttgttcagaAAGTGGTGCCTGAAACTTGCGAGCTTTTTATTCGGTTAGCATCTAATGGAAGAAG GGTTTGTGTCATTCGAGCAGCGGATGGAGTTACAATCACATCATTTTGCGTCCATGAATGCGAAGGCTCTAGTCGGATGGGGTCAAGGCCACGGCGCTTCATCTTTACAGGACATAGCAATGGAGGTGTTCAAATCTGGGATCTGACTGCTGCATTGGAGCTGGTCTCCAAAGGGGAACCTCTGCAAACGTATGGAGGCCCTACACCTCACGAACTACTGAGACTTCTGGACCAGTGCGATTTGAGCAACAGTCACTGCTCAACTCCGTGTATCTCACCTTGTCCGGCTAACTTAAGTGGAGCAGCCGCAGCTCGCATCAAGGCTGCCAATATGGACTTCTTGAACCAGCAAATGGCTGCCTCAACCCCTCCCACTCCTGGCACGCACCACTAG